From the Malassezia vespertilionis chromosome 5, complete sequence genome, the window gagctcgaccATGAGGGGGCGCATGTTGGCATCCTCCTCGGCAATTTTGGCTGCATAGCGGACAAGCATGCAAAGGGCGAATggattgcgcagcgcgatgctCTGCGACGAGCCCTTCGAGCCACCGAGCTGCTGGACCAGCTTGGTGACTGCCATGCGGTCGTTCTGGCGTGAAAGGTAGAGCAGGCCGAGTGCGTGGTACTGCACAATGTAGCTCATGCTCGGGAGTGTAGTCTGGTCTAcgtcgctcggcgcattgtCGCCGCCGAAACGCAGGCTGAGGAGGGGCCCGGGCAAGTTGAGCCCaaagctgctcgccgcgctgctggcggcgGGGCGCATATGAATCGCCTCTGTAACCTCATTGCCCCACCGCCGCACcacttcgcgcgcgcagatgtACAAGTGGTAAGAAGACAcaatggcggcgcatgcgacGGAAGGATTGCGGTCCACAATCGCGGACTTGAGGTAGCGCTCCAGACCCTGTACCATGCTGGGatcgacgatgcgcgtgaGCGCACGAATGGCATTGGGACGGTAAATGACCTCGGTATTCGGCTGCATATCCTTCATGATGGAAGCCGTGACCATAATCACATCGTCGGCGTAGGGGCTGAGCTCCTTGATTACCAGGTACACGAtctggcgcatcgccgcatCCTTGTTCTGGAACAGTTTCGTGGCGCCAAAAAAGAGCGAGGTGGCCTCCTGCCGGCTGAGCTTCTCGCCCATGTATAGCAAGTAGAGAATTTTGGTGATCAACACCCTGCATTTCCGAGGGCTGATGTTGCTGTCGTGGAAGGCACGCGCTTCCTGGATGACCACAGTCTTGTCCTGGCGGATTGCCGTCACGCCAGACTCTTCATCCTTCTTGAACGACATGCTTGTATCCGCACGTCGTTCGTGTCCCGTGCTGGTTGGACAAGAACGATACGATGCCAGCTCGTTTgttgatgcggcgctggtaGGGCTCGATATATGTGGCCTCCACGTATGCCCAGAAGGCCCGCCTGCATGTTccatgcgcacgctggagCCAATCCCTTGCCGCGGTGTCACGCCGCCACTTCGgccggcgccgtcgctcgTGCGATCGTTCACGAGACTAGCATTGCGGAGTGTGACTCGCCAACCATGAGCAGGACACAGGACTCCATCTCGTTCATCCTGGGCCTGAACCAGCTCGACGATGTCTCGGATACGGGCCCGATTGAGACCACCGAATCCAACGAACTGCTTGCCGGTCTAAACATGATGCCGCCCGCAACCTCGGAGACGCGGGAGGATACAGTATCAAATTTTACAAACCAGCTGTCGCTATGGACGAATGCGAGCTTTAGCTTTGACGGGCCGATGGGGCACGCACTGATCGGGGATGAAGAGAAAAAGGAGGATCTTGATAAGCCGAacgaagcggcgctgcgggaCGAGCACGAAGAACGGATGCAGCGGTACTTTGCCGCGTCCAGTGCATACTCCAACGCTGCGCGGGACAAGAACCGCGATCGGGAATTGGACGCGATGAATCCATCAGGACCGGGGAATGCATTGCCGCAGCCTGCATTCCATGAACGGCTTGAAACGCCagcagcacacgctccgCTCCATGCATCTAACAGGGAAGCACGGCCGAtaccagcgccgctgcagtCATTTGCATCCACCAGCCAGCAGGTCCCGACGCCCCCGAATGGCGGACCTTGGGACCTGACGTCGACGCTTGCTCTGCAGTATCTTTTATCGCGCAACCCATCGATGCTCGGAAACATTCCGCAGCTGCAGAATGGGGCACcggcgccggtgccggTGCCGGCCCCGGGCGGACCTGTGGATGTGGGGATAGGCGCTGCATGGGGACAGGCACAGCCCACTGTGCGCGATGTACCGGAAATGCTACCCGCGCAGCGACCCAAGCTCAACACGCCGACCAAGAATGCCGAAGAAGCTCGCGTGCCGTGGGGCAATGCAGTCTCGCCGAAAGCAGTGaagaagcggcgctcttCGTTAGCGATGCGCGACAAGGAAGAGCAGGCTGCGAATGCGGACTACGAGATGCTGAAAGATGCCGAGGGAGGCGCACAGGATCGCATCAGACTGGTGGATACGGGCAACATCGAAGCCGATGCGGAAGTGAACCGGCAAGCAATCGAGGAGGATAAGCGGCGGCGAAACACACTTGCAAGCGCACGGTTCCGCGTGAAGaagaagcagcgcgaggccgCACTGGAGATATCGGCGCGCGAATTGGAAGGTCAAGTTGCCGAGCTCCGCCAGGAAAACGAGCGGCTACGGACAGAGAATGAATGGCTGCGACGACTCGTCAATGCCCGGCCAGAAGGACTCTCTGCGTTATTGGGTGCGAATATGAACCCCGCGCCACCGCTCGAGTGAAGACTGTAGGAAAACGGGATGGAATCGACAAAATAAATAGCGCAATGCATAGGATAAAAGCGAAGTACGCACGATGGCTAGCAGACAGGTAGGCAAGCAATCGGTAACAGTGCACATGGCATAGATTTTGGTCCTGTGTGACAAAGACTATATAACGCCACGCAAGATATGCtcaagcgtcgcgcgactTGATCGTACCGCGGTGGAGAccagtgcggcgcgcagcaatAAGACCGGCCTTCTGACCGGGGACGGAGTCACGCTTCACGGTAGAAGAGTGACCAATGTGCTGATGGTTACCACCACCGTGCGGGTGATCGACGGGGTTCATAGCCACACCACGAGTGCGGGGCCAGCTGTTGCGCTTGACCTTGTACTTGTGGAAGGCACGGCCAGCCTTCAAGAGGGGCTTGTCAATACGGCCACCACCAGCAACCACGCCGACCGTGGCGCGAGACGAGTCAGGCACGGTCTTCTTTGCACCGGAAGGAAGACGGATGCGGCAAGTGTTGTGTTCGGGGTCCTGGCCGATGATCGTAGCATAGTTGCCCGAGGtacgcgcaagcgcaccACGGTCACCAGACTTCTCCTCGACGTTGCAGACAATAGTACCCTCAGGGAGCGAGCTGAGCGGGAGCACGTTGCCGACACTCAGGGTAGCCTTCTTACCGCAGTAGACAAACTGGCCGGTGTGCATACCCTCGGCGGCAATAAAGGTCTCTGTAACCATCTTGTACCTGTAGGGGTCACGGAAGGTGACGTGTGCAAGAGGTGCACCACGGCCAGCGTCGTGGATGATCTCCTTGACAAGGCCACGGATGTAAccgttgcgctcggcaaagtCGTACGGGCGCAGCTTTGCCGGCGCCTTGTTCaggcgcgtgtgcgcggTGAAAATACCACCGCTCTTACGTTGAGCACGGATCACTGCAATGTTAGATGCTTCGCGCTCACGCTACCTACCTCGTCCCATGGTACGTCGATGTAGAGTGGTGGAGAGCAAACCACGCGGCCGCTTCTTTCGTACACCGCGAAACTGGGCTTGTTGCGCATAATGATCACGTGATTTATGTAGTTCTAGATCGGCCGACtacgcgcctcgtcgcctCCACCTCTccgcttgtgctgcagcaagtaCGTACGAGAAGCTCGGCACGGCCTAGAGGATGATAGCACAACACATTACCATTACCAATGTCCGACTGTTGCTGTGGACCAATGTTCTGCAATGCTGATAGGACGTGCCGCAACATGCGTACATGACTGACACACAGCCTTCTACATAGTTTGCAGTTCCACGACGACCGGTGCGTCATCTTCCTCTTCAAGTTCGTCAGCCTCGACCTCTTCGTCCAGCACAGTATCCAGCGTCCACCCAAACCTGGTAACACATGTATTTGCCATAGCACGCCATTGCGCTAAAAGCTGCTCGTACGGCGGTGTCGGCAGGTTTGGCTCGTGCTGCAACGCTGCCCACGTTcccaatgcgcgcgcgatatTGGCGCGGAGCTGTGCAAGGTCCTTGAGGACGCGTGCCTCAGCCGTAGAAAGCTCTTCCGTCCAGATGGTCGGCGGCATCGCGGCaaactgcgccgcgagtgTGCGGATGTACGCGATGTGTGCGTCGAgctgcggcacacgcagcgGTGTACTTGTACGCATAGTATCGTCCCATTCGCAGGGATGCAGTTCGTACCGgcctggcgcgccgagccgcgAAGATGCGCGAGAGAAAAGCGTAAGCAGCTCTACCCAGTACgcgagcgcttcggcaTTGTTTGCCTGTAAGAACAGCACAAAACTCAGCTCCACTTCGCAGAGCAGCGCCGTATAAAGCGGCTCGTTGTCCAGGCaaacagcagcgcgctcaAGCACATCCTCCAGGAGCCACGACTTGTCGACGCTCCATTTCGTTCGTTCCTCGCCCTGTGCCTCGGGTGGCCAGCTGTGTTGCAGCGTAAAGGCAGTAAAGTGCAATGCGGGCATCTCTGTAGGTGGCTCCAAAAACACGTCCGATCCTGGCCCTTGCGACGCGACTGGAGTGAAGGAGTCGCAGCATGGATCCGCGCTCGCTAAATTGACAGCGAATACGCGTGCAAGCACGCTGGCATGCGTCGCGAGATACCGTGTAATACTGGTCCACGTATCTACACCGATGCCCGTGTACGGCGCAAGGTGTGGATCTAATGTCCTCATATGGTCTTCCGAGACGAGCAGTTCGCCACCCAGGTCTGCCTCGTGCTGAAACGCGTCCTGCGACGGATCATACTGACGAAGCACAACCTGGTGGCCCTTTGTGTAGAAGAACGTGCAGTTGCGCAGGCCCGTGCTGGCCATGGCTTCGTCGGAAGCGCCTGCGGATTGCCATGTAAAACAATGCACGCCTGTAGGTACAAATTTAAACCCTTCAAAATTGCTATCGGTGATGGCAGCATGTAAATCCAGTGTAATGTGCGAGCCTCGTAAAAGGCCCTGCAAAATCAAgaatgcgcgctgcgtaAACAGTGTGCGTGCCGCGTCAGGATCCATCGCTGCACGACCGCA encodes:
- a CDS encoding uncharacterized protein (COG:A; EggNog:ENOG503P4NJ); translated protein: MDPDAARTLFTQRAFLILQGLLRGSHITLDLHAAITDSNFEGFKFVPTGVHCFTWQSAGASDEAMASTGLRNCTFFYTKGHQVVLRQYDPSQDAFQHEADLGGELLVSEDHMRTLDPHLAPYTGIGVDTWTSITRYLATHASVLARVFAVNLASADPCCDSFTPVASQGPGSDVFLEPPTEMPALHFTAFTLQHSWPPEAQGEERTKWSVDKSWLLEDVLERAAVCLDNEPLYTALLCEVELSFVLFLQANNAEALAYWVELLTLFSRASSRLGAPGRYELHPCEWDDTMRTSTPLRVPQLDAHIAYIRTLAAQFAAMPPTIWTEELSTAEARVLKDLAQLRANIARALGTWAALQHEPNLPTPPYEQLLAQWRAMANTCVTRFGWTLDTVLDEEVEADELEEEDDAPVVVELQTM
- a CDS encoding uncharacterized protein (EggNog:ENOG503P6XY; COG:K), translating into MSRTQDSISFILGLNQLDDVSDTGPIETTESNELLAGLNMMPPATSETREDTVSNFTNQLSLWTNASFSFDGPMGHALIGDEEKKEDLDKPNEAALRDEHEERMQRYFAASSAYSNAARDKNRDRELDAMNPSGPGNALPQPAFHERLETPAAHAPLHASNREARPIPAPLQSFASTSQQVPTPPNGGPWDLTSTLALQYLLSRNPSMLGNIPQLQNGAPAPVPVPAPGGPVDVGIGAAWGQAQPTVRDVPEMLPAQRPKLNTPTKNAEEARVPWGNAVSPKAVKKRRSSLAMRDKEEQAANADYEMLKDAEGGAQDRIRLVDTGNIEADAEVNRQAIEEDKRRRNTLASARFRVKKKQREAALEISARELEGQVAELRQENERLRTENEWLRRLVNARPEGLSALLGANMNPAPPLE
- the RPL2 gene encoding 60S ribosomal protein L2 (COG:J; EggNog:ENOG503NU8K), yielding MGRVIRAQRKSGGIFTAHTRLNKAPAKLRPYDFAERNGYIRGLVKEIIHDAGRGAPLAHVTFRDPYRYKMVTETFIAAEGMHTGQFVYCGKKATLSVGNVLPLSSLPEGTIVCNVEEKSGDRGALARTSGNYATIIGQDPEHNTCRIRLPSGAKKTVPDSSRATVGVVAGGGRIDKPLLKAGRAFHKYKVKRNSWPRTRGVAMNPVDHPHGGGNHQHIGHSSTVKRDSVPGQKAGLIAARRTGLHRGTIKSRDA